One region of Wyeomyia smithii strain HCP4-BCI-WySm-NY-G18 chromosome 3, ASM2978416v1, whole genome shotgun sequence genomic DNA includes:
- the LOC129727643 gene encoding E3 ubiquitin-protein ligase TRIM37-like, with amino-acid sequence MADEQQQQQQQHQQLLQELSESLECQICLKTTDDPHLCPKCSKFFCFGCIRDWIQKSGKDACPNCMGTVCLAEFVKFRWGSGIETIRNLVVKPDTVNEAAKNLDATLRKAQKTFGIVSERIEHTLAERKEALKVARDGLIKSINILVQQEFREINQQYKDKLAEVDAWNTILSKELNKVEVSLYSLQESISKGCSPESEQQLELQCQILTKKLDLLGPTIPEHKFYCKLMPAPTSWRFTVRNFGQARTANKIQYSDLVRDDLGNTWRLEIHPNGFDDARNVSLSVFLQLYEGVEGRYRYTIELPHRTQPHSYEDEDHFQLRKGWGQNHFVDLKLLFDEFLENDCFELRFSVRSPDLIEKFACLRKYAEKLERDNSTLREECSVDCVNEVCCIRNVAEACNTSGCLYSDNFRDDLGGFWRLQVYPGGNGDTKGLFVGVFLELLEGIPNVYEFSVDLLNEASKKSVKKSLEHNFQPWMPFGWKNFISREDLLAGGFVKKDALMFRLAVRPPTVGQKFNYLRQYHDKALRDLAQAQAQPKPSNSLLNSKPFEAPISFFKRILPRTPSQEQASSSQGSLPK; translated from the exons ATGGCCGAtgagcaacagcaacagcaacaacaacatcaaCAGCTGCTGCAGGAGCTGAGTGAGAGTTTAGAGTGTCAGATTTGCTTGAAGACGACAGATGATCCACATCTCTGTCCAAAGTGCTCGAAATTTTTCTGCTTCGGTTGCATTCGTGACTGGATCCAAAAGTCAGGCAAAGATGCCTGTCCCAACTGTATGGGCACGGTGTGTTTGGCGGAATTCGTGAAATTTCGCTGGGGTAGCGGAATAGAAACGATTAGAAACTTGGTGGTTAAACCGGATACAGTAAATGAGGCAGCGAAAAATCTCGATGCAACTCTGCGCAAAGCGCAGAAAACTTTTGGCATTGTTTCGGAACGGATCGAGCATACTTTGGCTGAACGAAAGGAGGCTCTGAAGGTGGCCAGAGATGGATTGATCAAATCGATTAACATTTTGGTACAGCAGGAGTTTCGCGAGATAAATCAACAATATAAAGATAAGCTGGCAGAAGTGGATGCTTGGAACACAATTTTATCCAAAGAACTGAACAAAGTGGAGGTTAGTTTGTACTCCCTCCAGGAGAGCATTTCCAAGGGTTGCTCACCCGAAAGCGAACAGCAGCTGGAGCTGCAATGCCAAATTCTAACCAAGAAGCTAGATCTGCTAGGGCCAACAATACCCGAACACAAGTTCTACTGTAAACTGATGCCGGCACCAACCAGCTGGCGCTTCACGGTGCGTAACTTTGGCCAGGCACGAACCGCAAATAAAATCCAGTACTCGGACCTGGTGCGGGACGACCTGGGTAACACCTGGCGGCTAGAAATCCATCCGAACGGGTTTGACGACGCCCGGAACGTTAGCCTCAGTGTGTTCCTGCAGCTGTACGAGGGAGTTGAGGGAAG ATACCGTTACACCATCGAGCTGCCGCACCGCACCCAGCCGCACTCGTACGAGGACGAGGATCACTTCCAGCTTCGCAAGGGCTGGGGCCAGAACCACTTCGTGGATCTGAAACTACTGTTCGACGAGTTTCTGGAGAATGACTGCTTCGAGCTGCGCTTTTCTGTGCGTTCGCCAGATCTGATCGAAAAATTTGCCTGTTTGCGCAAATACGCCGAAAAATTGGAACGCGATAATTCCACGCTGAGAGA GGAATGTTCGGTAGACTGTGTCAATGAAGTGTGCTGCATTCGGAACGTCGCCGAGGCATGCAACACCTCCGGGTGTCTTTATTCGGACAACTTTCGAGATGATTTGGGCGGCTTCTGGAGGTTGCAGGTTTACCCCGGAGGAAATGGTGACACTAAAGGATTGTTTGTTGGTGTCTTTCTGGAACTCCTCGAAGGGATACCGAATGT ATATGAATTTTCGGTTGATCTACTAAACGAAGCGTCCAAGAAATCTGTGAAGAAATCTTTGGAGCACAATTTCCAGCCTTGGATGCCGTTCGGTTGGAAGAACTTCATCTCTCGTGAGGATCTGCTGGCCGGAGGTTTCGTTAAAAAGGATGCGCTCATGTTTCGGTTAGCTGTGCGACCTCCCACCGTTGGTCAAAAGTTCAACTACCTTCGACAGTATCACGACAAAGCCCTGAGGGATCTCGCCCAGGCCCAGGCACAGCCGAAACCGTCAAACTCGCTGTTGAACAGCAAACCATTCGAAGCACCGATCAGCTTTTTCAAGAGAATACTCCCGAGAACGCCGAGCCAAGAGCAAGCTTCCTCGAGTCAGGGCAGCCTACCGAAGTGA